The Symphalangus syndactylus isolate Jambi chromosome 23, NHGRI_mSymSyn1-v2.1_pri, whole genome shotgun sequence genome has a window encoding:
- the ZNF391 gene encoding zinc finger protein 391 — MESLRGNTAQGPTNKEAYKNEGQLSRQTKCPAQKKSSFENTVVRKVSVTLKEIFMGEEGPEFNEFSLSPNLDAQQKIPKGDGSPISRKNSKDNSDLIKHQRLFSQRKPCKCNECEKAFSYQSDLLVHSRLHGGQKPFECNKCGKSFSRSTHLIEHQRTHTGEKPYECNECGKAFSRSTHLSLHQRIHTGEKPYECSECGKAFSRSTNLSQHQRTHTQERPYKCNECGKAFGDRSTIIQHQRIHTGENPYECSKCGKAFNWISSLIEHQRTHTGESPYECSECGKVFSRSSSLTEHQRIHTGEKPHKCRVCGKGFSRSSSLIIHQRTHTGEKPYKCNDCGKAFSQSSTLIRHQHLHTKE; from the coding sequence ATGGAAAGCCTCAGAGGGAATACTGCTCAGGGTCCTACAAACAAAGAAGCCTATAAAAATGAAGGCCAATTATCAAGGCAGACAAAATGTCCTGCACAGAAGAAATCCTCTTTTGAGAACACAGTGGTCAGAAAAGTGTCAGTGACACTCAAAGAAATTTTCATGGGGGAGGAAGGCCCTGAATTCAATGAATTTAGTCTAAGCCCAAACCTTGATGCACAACAGAAAATTCCAAAGGGAGATGGATCCCCAATATCTAGGAAAAACTCCAAAGATAATTCAGACTTAATTAAACACCAAAGACTTTTCTCACAAAGAAAACCTTGTAAATGCAATGAATGTGAAAAAGCCTTTAGTTACCAATCAGACCTTCTTGTACACAGTAGACTTCACGGTGGACAAAAGCCTTTTGAATGCAACAAATGTGGGAAATCTTTCAGCCGAAGTACACACCTTATTGAACATCaaagaactcacactggagagaaaccttatgaatgcAATGAATGTGGAAAAGCTTTTAGCCGGAGCACACATCTTAGTCTACATCAGAGGAtccatactggagaaaaaccatatgaatgtagtgaatgtggaaaagcctttagCCGAAGCACTAACCTTAGTCAGCATCAGCGAACTCATACTCAAGAAAGGccttacaaatgtaatgaatgtgggaaagccttcggTGACCGTTCAACCATAATTCAGCATCAACGGATACACACTGGAGAGAATCCCTATGAATGCAGTAAATGTGGAAAAGCTTTCAATTGGATCTCATCGCTTATTGAACATCAgagaacacacactggggagaGCCCCTATgagtgcagtgaatgtgggaaagtGTTCAGTCGAAGCTCATCTCTTACAGAGCATCAGAGAATCCACACTGGAGAAAAGCCCCACAAGTGTAGAGTGTGTGGAAAGGGCTTCAGTCGAAGCTCATCCcttattattcatcagagaaCTCATACCGGAGAGAAGCCGTACAAATGTAATGACTGTGGAAAAGCCTTCAGTCAGAGTTCAACTCTGATCAGACATCAGCACCTTCATACTAAAGAGTAA